In Thermospira aquatica, the following proteins share a genomic window:
- a CDS encoding site-2 protease family protein, which yields MKDFSFFSVINMVIFWVGVMYSIILHEIGHGLVARWWGDDTAYKNGRLSLSPFHHIDPVGTVLVPVFMYLTTGSIFSMLNLFLAFFNLLPLPPLDGFRLVMAFLPEAWQEKIEPYLFPLGILLILIFINSPLFSFLVNTVLGGVFQLLGHLYGIL from the coding sequence GTGAAGGATTTTTCGTTTTTTTCTGTTATAAACATGGTGATTTTTTGGGTGGGTGTGATGTACTCGATTATCCTCCATGAGATCGGGCATGGTCTTGTGGCTCGATGGTGGGGGGATGATACCGCTTACAAAAATGGAAGGCTCTCTCTTTCACCATTCCATCATATTGATCCAGTGGGGACAGTGCTTGTTCCTGTTTTTATGTATCTCACTACGGGAAGTATTTTTAGTATGTTGAATTTGTTTCTTGCTTTTTTTAATCTCTTGCCCCTGCCACCGCTGGATGGATTTCGGTTGGTTATGGCTTTTCTTCCAGAGGCGTGGCAAGAAAAGATAGAACCCTATCTCTTCCCTCTGGGGATTTTGCTTATTCTGATCTTTATTAATTCTCCTCTTTTTTCTTTTCTCGTGAACACGGTGTTGGGAGGAGTATTTCAGTTACTTGGGCATCTTTATGGGATATTGTAA
- a CDS encoding tetratricopeptide repeat protein — protein MKKQSILLLFLWTSLYAQNIPLLTPEQAEAQYAYGLSLAYQDEKESALLVLGQLAENGYHNPYAFQMILSIGSSLLQQRQSSILSQEKLFSLINYLADLAYTNYFTNREVLYGYLDVKKSLGEWADFDRALKQLLVIDPENMLGNFYRGLLLYNQQRFEEAKGYLWRVISNTNDEPSSQQAVYQSYYLLGLIELRYDNYRAGIELLEKAKKIFDQDYNLDKYLAFGYQQILEARKAYTLVTNIPELLYSGDVALIRIQTGFFLREKGWERLASAYEKEVPLAKAYQLYAQKKYKDVISTIDRLSREYQVEPVRIFYANYLKLKAAEALKDNKTKREMLFLMGYYAQQVGQTSLAIEFLLPLEKEPDLRLDALITLGSLYEEVGNYGEAIKRYELFLKEKTADIPREKVFDITLALAFLHMQQTNSYRSDIYSRQAEALAQSPLEKYRFWYYTGLIAQQKNLHEQALQSFQKAKSFSNTAAVNYSLGNSFFLLQRLLEAQRALEESIHLGPTAETYNLLAYIYALRKVSLDKALEYIQKALAIQPANIAYQDTLGWIYFQMGEYEKALEVFASILLTLDGMEPFEGIDEIYYHIGMVYEALKCFDDAKLMWEKGLSINPKNGYIKDRLLTR, from the coding sequence ATGAAAAAACAAAGCATCCTCTTGCTTTTTTTATGGACTTCCCTGTATGCACAGAATATTCCCTTGCTTACTCCGGAGCAGGCAGAGGCTCAGTATGCGTATGGTCTTTCGCTTGCCTATCAGGATGAAAAGGAGTCCGCTCTTTTGGTTTTAGGACAGCTTGCGGAGAATGGTTATCATAATCCTTATGCTTTTCAGATGATTTTGTCTATTGGATCATCTCTTTTGCAACAGCGACAATCGTCGATTCTCTCCCAGGAGAAACTTTTTTCCCTGATCAATTATCTTGCTGATCTGGCGTATACTAATTATTTTACTAATCGGGAGGTGCTTTACGGCTATCTCGATGTTAAAAAATCCCTTGGAGAGTGGGCTGACTTTGATAGGGCACTCAAACAACTTCTTGTCATAGATCCAGAAAATATGCTCGGGAATTTTTATCGGGGGCTTCTTCTCTACAATCAACAGCGTTTTGAAGAGGCTAAGGGCTATCTCTGGCGGGTGATCTCCAATACGAATGATGAGCCTTCTTCCCAGCAGGCTGTGTATCAAAGCTATTACCTTCTTGGTTTGATAGAACTCCGTTATGATAACTATCGAGCAGGCATTGAGCTTTTAGAAAAGGCAAAAAAGATTTTTGACCAGGATTATAATCTTGATAAGTATCTTGCTTTTGGGTATCAGCAGATCCTCGAGGCTCGCAAGGCGTACACCCTGGTCACGAATATCCCGGAACTTTTGTATTCCGGGGATGTGGCGCTTATTCGTATTCAGACAGGATTTTTTCTGAGGGAGAAGGGATGGGAAAGGCTTGCTTCTGCCTATGAAAAAGAGGTTCCTCTAGCAAAAGCTTATCAGCTCTACGCACAAAAGAAATACAAAGATGTAATTTCCACGATTGATAGACTCAGTCGAGAGTATCAGGTGGAACCGGTACGCATTTTCTATGCAAACTACCTTAAGCTTAAGGCAGCAGAGGCTCTCAAGGATAACAAAACGAAACGGGAGATGCTGTTTCTTATGGGGTATTATGCCCAGCAGGTGGGGCAAACCTCTTTAGCCATAGAGTTTCTTCTCCCTCTTGAAAAAGAGCCAGATCTGCGCCTTGATGCCCTTATCACCCTTGGTTCTCTCTACGAGGAGGTGGGGAATTATGGCGAGGCGATTAAAAGGTATGAGCTTTTTCTCAAGGAAAAGACAGCTGATATCCCGAGGGAGAAAGTCTTTGATATTACCCTTGCGCTTGCCTTTCTCCACATGCAGCAAACCAATAGCTATCGAAGTGATATCTATTCTCGACAGGCAGAAGCACTTGCCCAATCTCCTTTAGAGAAGTATCGGTTTTGGTATTATACGGGACTGATTGCTCAACAAAAGAATCTTCACGAGCAGGCACTGCAGTCTTTTCAAAAGGCAAAAAGCTTTTCTAATACGGCAGCAGTAAACTATTCTCTGGGAAATTCTTTTTTCCTCCTTCAGCGTCTTTTGGAGGCGCAACGTGCTCTTGAGGAATCGATTCATCTTGGACCAACCGCAGAAACATACAACCTTCTTGCCTATATTTATGCCCTACGAAAGGTTTCCTTGGATAAAGCACTGGAATATATTCAGAAGGCACTTGCCATTCAGCCCGCAAATATAGCTTATCAGGATACGCTTGGCTGGATTTATTTCCAGATGGGAGAGTATGAAAAGGCATTGGAG